One Fusobacterium ulcerans DNA segment encodes these proteins:
- the ribD gene encoding bifunctional diaminohydroxyphosphoribosylaminopyrimidine deaminase/5-amino-6-(5-phosphoribosylamino)uracil reductase RibD: MERALELAALGEGNVNPNPMVGAVVVKDGKILGEGYHRKYGGPHAEVFALEEAGEKAKGATIYVTLEPCSHYGKTPPCAKKIIDMGIKRCVIASLDPNPLVSGRGIKMMTDAGIEVITGIMEKEALELNRVFMKYISTKTPYLFLKCGITLDGKIASRTGNSKWITNELAREKVQRLRNKYMGIMVGINTVLADDPSLTARIENGRNPYRIVIDPFLDIPLDSKFVNFEDGKSILVTSYNNVEKEKISLLKNKNVNVIFLEGTNFKICDILKKVGETGIDAVLLEGGSFLISRAFAEKAIDGGEIFIAPKILGDGEAVPFIKGFTCENISDGFQLENVKINNYGNNVSMEFYR, from the coding sequence ATGGAGAGGGCATTGGAACTTGCTGCTCTGGGAGAGGGAAATGTAAATCCTAATCCTATGGTAGGAGCAGTAGTAGTAAAAGATGGAAAAATCTTAGGGGAAGGATATCATAGAAAATATGGTGGACCTCATGCAGAAGTTTTTGCTCTGGAAGAAGCTGGAGAAAAAGCTAAGGGAGCAACTATCTATGTTACTTTAGAACCATGTTCTCATTATGGAAAAACTCCTCCATGTGCCAAAAAAATAATAGATATGGGGATAAAAAGATGCGTTATCGCATCTTTAGACCCTAATCCGCTAGTATCTGGAAGAGGTATAAAAATGATGACAGATGCTGGGATTGAAGTAATTACTGGCATCATGGAAAAAGAAGCTTTAGAACTCAATAGAGTTTTTATGAAATATATATCAACAAAGACGCCATATCTATTTTTGAAATGTGGTATAACATTAGATGGAAAAATAGCCAGCAGAACAGGAAATTCAAAATGGATAACTAACGAACTGGCGAGAGAAAAAGTACAAAGACTGAGAAATAAATATATGGGAATAATGGTAGGAATAAATACAGTTCTTGCAGATGACCCAAGTCTTACAGCTAGAATAGAAAATGGAAGAAATCCATATAGAATAGTAATAGACCCATTTTTAGATATTCCTTTAGATTCAAAGTTTGTAAATTTTGAAGATGGAAAAAGTATTCTGGTTACTTCATATAATAATGTAGAAAAAGAAAAAATATCTCTTTTAAAAAATAAAAATGTAAATGTGATTTTTTTAGAAGGGACAAATTTTAAAATATGTGATATATTAAAAAAAGTTGGTGAAACAGGAATAGATGCAGTTCTTTTAGAAGGTGGAAGTTTCCTAATATCAAGAGCTTTTGCTGAAAAAGCTATAGATGGCGGAGAGATATTTATTGCTCCAAAGATACTTGGAGATGGTGAAGCGGTACCTTTTATAAAGGGATTTACCTGTGAAAATATTTCTGATGGATTTCAGCTGGAAAATGTTAAAATAAATAATTATGGAAATAATGTATCGATGGAATTTTACAGATAG
- a CDS encoding riboflavin synthase: MFTGLVEEMGEVLAIENGEKSLKIKIKCKKVLDKSKIGDSIATNGTCLTAVEIGENYFTADCMYETVKRTNLKRLKAGDKVNLEKSITLATPLGGHLVTGDVDCEGTIASIASEGIAKIYEIEIDRQYMKYVVEKGRVTLDGASLTVMRMTDSSLSVSLIPHTQEMVTLGSKNIGDHINVETDLIGKYVERLLNFSGEDKKEGILTREFLLENGF, encoded by the coding sequence ATTTTTACAGGACTTGTAGAAGAGATGGGAGAAGTCCTTGCTATTGAAAATGGTGAGAAATCTCTTAAAATAAAAATAAAATGTAAAAAAGTCTTAGATAAAAGTAAGATTGGAGATAGTATAGCAACAAATGGAACTTGTCTTACTGCTGTTGAAATAGGAGAGAATTATTTTACTGCTGACTGTATGTATGAAACAGTAAAAAGAACTAATCTGAAAAGACTTAAAGCAGGGGATAAAGTAAATCTTGAAAAATCTATCACATTGGCAACTCCTCTTGGAGGACATCTTGTAACAGGAGATGTAGACTGTGAAGGAACTATTGCTTCAATAGCTTCTGAAGGAATAGCAAAGATATATGAGATAGAGATAGACAGACAATATATGAAATATGTAGTGGAAAAAGGAAGAGTAACTTTAGATGGAGCAAGTCTGACAGTTATGAGAATGACAGACAGTAGTCTGAGTGTATCTCTTATACCACATACACAGGAAATGGTAACATTAGGAAGTAAAAATATAGGAGATCATATAAATGTAGAAACTGATCTCATAGGAAAATATGTAGAAAGACTGCTTAATTTTTCTGGTGAAGATAAAAAAGAAGGAATACTTACAAGAGAGTTTCTCTTGGAAAATGGATTTTAG
- a CDS encoding bifunctional 3,4-dihydroxy-2-butanone-4-phosphate synthase/GTP cyclohydrolase II yields MLDRIEDALEDLRAGKSIIVVDDENRENEGDIICAAEFATLENVNLMAAHARGLICMPMSQEYIEKLDLPQMCSDNTDNHCTAFTVSIDHVDTTTGISAYERGITAMKVVEEGAKPKDFRRPGHMFPLRAKEGGVLVRNGHTEATVDLMVLAGLKPVGLCCEIMKEDGMMARMDDLQEFAKKFNLKMISIEDLQKYRRKNEKLMEISVKAKMPTAQGEFEIVGFDNKLDDKEHIALIKGDLEGKEDVLIRIHSECFTGDILGSLRCDCGSQLKRAMKRVDEEGEGAVLYLRQEGRGIGLLNKLRAYTLQDNGADTVEANVKLGFDPDMRDYSIAAQMIKALGIKSVRIMTNNPEKIKGLEEYGIKVTGREAIETGFNPSNERYMKTKKEKMGHILHI; encoded by the coding sequence ATGTTAGATAGAATAGAAGATGCTCTGGAAGACCTAAGAGCTGGTAAATCAATAATTGTAGTAGATGATGAAAATCGTGAAAATGAAGGAGATATAATCTGTGCAGCAGAGTTTGCAACATTGGAAAATGTAAATCTTATGGCAGCTCATGCAAGAGGGCTTATCTGTATGCCTATGTCACAAGAATATATAGAAAAATTAGACCTGCCTCAAATGTGCAGTGACAATACTGATAACCATTGTACAGCTTTCACTGTGTCTATCGACCATGTGGACACAACAACTGGAATATCAGCATATGAACGTGGAATTACAGCTATGAAAGTAGTTGAGGAAGGAGCAAAACCAAAAGATTTCAGAAGACCTGGACATATGTTTCCTCTTAGAGCAAAAGAAGGAGGAGTTCTTGTAAGAAATGGACATACAGAAGCAACTGTAGATCTTATGGTACTTGCAGGACTTAAACCAGTAGGATTATGCTGTGAAATAATGAAAGAAGATGGAATGATGGCAAGAATGGACGATCTTCAAGAATTTGCTAAAAAATTCAATCTTAAAATGATATCTATAGAAGATCTTCAAAAATATAGAAGAAAAAATGAAAAACTTATGGAAATATCTGTAAAAGCAAAAATGCCAACAGCTCAAGGAGAATTTGAAATAGTTGGTTTTGATAATAAACTTGATGATAAGGAACATATTGCTCTTATAAAAGGAGATTTAGAAGGAAAAGAAGATGTTCTTATAAGAATCCATTCAGAATGTTTCACAGGAGATATTCTAGGATCATTGAGATGTGACTGCGGTTCTCAATTGAAAAGAGCTATGAAGAGAGTAGATGAAGAGGGAGAGGGAGCTGTTCTTTATTTAAGACAGGAAGGAAGAGGAATTGGACTTCTTAATAAACTTAGAGCTTATACTCTTCAAGATAATGGAGCAGATACTGTAGAGGCAAATGTAAAACTTGGATTTGATCCAGATATGAGAGATTATTCTATAGCAGCTCAAATGATAAAAGCTCTTGGAATAAAATCAGTAAGAATAATGACAAACAACCCTGAAAAAATTAAAGGGCTGGAAGAATATGGAATAAAAGTAACTGGAAGAGAAGCTATTGAGACAGGATTTAATCCATCAAATGAAAGATATATGAAAACTAAAAAAGAAAAAATGGGTCATATACTTCACATCTAA
- a CDS encoding RluA family pseudouridine synthase: MENIKETITVYADENDKGKRIDSFLNEVIDDATRSYIQKIIDGGYVEITGKKVTKSGNKLKGTETITVNIPEDEILDVIPENIPLNIIYEDKDIVVINKAPDMVVHPAHGNYNGTLVNALLYHIKDLSTINGVIRPGIVHRLDKDTSGVIVVAKNDEAHSTLSDMFKEKTLEKTYICIAKGIFKDKSGRIETLIGRDSRDRKKMAVVDINGKNAISNYEILDEEKNFSLVKVRIETGRTHQIRVHMKYLNHPILGDSVYGSSGEGAKRQMLHAYRLKFTHPVTKKEMEVTADIPEDFKKAAKFAGVNIDKINF; this comes from the coding sequence ATGGAAAATATTAAAGAAACTATAACTGTATATGCTGATGAAAATGATAAAGGAAAGAGAATAGACAGTTTTTTGAATGAAGTCATAGATGATGCAACAAGATCCTATATTCAGAAAATAATTGATGGTGGATATGTGGAGATAACTGGAAAGAAAGTTACTAAGAGCGGAAATAAACTCAAAGGAACAGAAACAATTACAGTAAATATTCCAGAAGATGAAATTCTTGATGTGATACCAGAAAATATCCCTCTTAATATAATATATGAAGATAAAGATATAGTTGTTATAAATAAAGCACCTGATATGGTAGTGCATCCTGCACATGGAAATTATAATGGAACCCTTGTGAATGCTCTGTTGTATCATATAAAAGATCTCTCTACTATCAATGGAGTGATAAGACCTGGAATTGTTCACAGGCTGGATAAGGATACAAGTGGAGTCATAGTGGTAGCTAAAAATGATGAAGCTCACTCGACTCTTTCAGATATGTTTAAGGAAAAAACTTTGGAAAAAACATATATCTGTATAGCAAAGGGAATATTTAAAGATAAATCTGGAAGGATAGAAACTCTTATAGGAAGAGATTCAAGAGATAGAAAAAAAATGGCGGTAGTAGATATAAATGGAAAAAATGCTATTTCAAATTATGAAATATTAGATGAAGAGAAAAATTTCTCTCTTGTAAAAGTGAGAATAGAAACTGGAAGAACACATCAGATAAGAGTTCATATGAAATATCTTAATCATCCAATACTGGGAGATTCTGTATATGGAAGCAGTGGTGAAGGAGCCAAGAGACAAATGCTTCATGCGTATAGATTAAAATTTACCCATCCTGTAACAAAAAAAGAGATGGAAGTTACAGCAGATATACCAGAGGATTTTAAAAAGGCAGCAAAATTTGCTGGAGTAAATATAGATAAAATAAATTTCTAA
- a CDS encoding ribonuclease HII → MKNKKNDERPENQLGLFSVEEKKVTRGRKKKNILSEEKEAASLHDFDINIGEEIIGVDEAGRGPLAGSVVAAAVKIKDYNSDLDEINDSKQISEKKRERLYDVVKEHFYVGVGVADAKEIDEINILNATFLAMRRALENLKKECEGEYLVLVDGNFKIREYKGRQEPIVKGDGKSLSIAAASIIAKVTRDRMMREEAVKYPLYGFEKHKGYGTKQHRDAIEEHGVLDIHRKSFLTKILK, encoded by the coding sequence ATGAAAAATAAAAAAAATGATGAAAGACCAGAAAATCAGCTGGGACTTTTTTCTGTGGAAGAGAAAAAAGTGACAAGAGGAAGAAAGAAGAAAAATATTTTAAGTGAAGAGAAAGAAGCTGCATCACTTCATGACTTTGATATTAACATAGGTGAAGAAATTATAGGAGTAGATGAAGCAGGAAGAGGGCCACTGGCAGGATCTGTAGTAGCTGCTGCTGTAAAGATAAAAGATTATAACAGTGACCTTGATGAGATAAATGATTCAAAACAAATATCGGAAAAAAAGAGAGAAAGACTTTATGATGTGGTAAAAGAACATTTTTATGTAGGAGTAGGAGTAGCTGATGCTAAAGAGATAGATGAAATAAATATACTTAATGCTACTTTTTTAGCAATGAGAAGAGCTCTGGAGAATTTAAAAAAAGAGTGTGAAGGAGAATACCTTGTACTAGTAGATGGAAATTTCAAGATAAGAGAATATAAAGGAAGACAGGAACCTATAGTTAAAGGGGATGGGAAAAGTCTTTCAATAGCGGCCGCTTCTATAATAGCAAAAGTGACAAGGGACAGAATGATGAGAGAGGAAGCTGTTAAATATCCTCTCTATGGATTTGAGAAGCATAAAGGCTATGGAACAAAACAGCACAGAGATGCAATAGAAGAACATGGAGTATTAGATATACACAGAAAAAGTTTTCTCACTAAAATATTAAAATAA
- a CDS encoding YraN family protein encodes MNKREKGSIYEERAAEFLEKNSYRILDKNYHGKHGEIDLIALKDRQIVFIEVKYRETSKYGDGVEAVDKRKAVRIYKTAEEYLIKNHIVDHDVRFDCISYLGDKQKWLKNILWGDEIGF; translated from the coding sequence ATGAATAAAAGAGAAAAAGGTAGTATTTATGAGGAGAGGGCAGCAGAGTTTTTAGAAAAAAATTCATATAGAATTTTAGATAAAAACTACCATGGAAAACATGGAGAGATAGATTTGATAGCATTAAAGGATAGACAAATCGTATTTATCGAGGTAAAATATAGAGAAACATCTAAATATGGTGATGGTGTAGAGGCTGTAGATAAAAGAAAAGCTGTAAGAATATATAAAACAGCAGAAGAGTATCTTATAAAAAATCATATAGTAGATCACGATGTCAGATTCGACTGTATAAGCTATTTAGGAGATAAACAGAAATGGCTTAAAAATATTTTATGGGGTGATGAAATTGGATTTTAA
- a CDS encoding ComF family protein, whose protein sequence is MKSLSQSFRKLFFSVKCSVCGKIIEDENNYICHECFKILKRKAEMKNIFNYYFLYYYDEDIKKIIADYKLKNRKGLSREISILIKKPLKELIQEKRINIVIPVPISRNRMRERGFNQIEEILEELDIDYKTMDRIKDTEHMYSILEEKKREENIKKAFKHNEVDADGKNILIIDDIVTTGSTIREVVKEIRKRSSPKEIYVFSIAMSRFFKK, encoded by the coding sequence ATGAAGAGCTTAAGCCAGAGTTTTAGGAAGCTTTTCTTTTCAGTAAAGTGTTCAGTATGTGGAAAAATTATAGAAGATGAAAATAATTATATATGTCATGAGTGTTTCAAAATATTGAAAAGAAAAGCTGAGATGAAAAATATATTTAATTACTATTTTTTATATTATTATGATGAGGATATAAAAAAAATTATAGCAGATTATAAACTTAAGAATAGAAAGGGACTTTCAAGAGAAATTTCTATTTTAATAAAAAAACCTTTAAAGGAACTGATACAAGAAAAAAGAATAAATATAGTGATACCAGTTCCAATAAGCAGAAACAGAATGAGAGAAAGAGGATTTAATCAGATAGAAGAAATATTGGAAGAATTGGATATAGATTATAAAACAATGGATAGAATAAAGGATACAGAACATATGTATTCTATACTGGAAGAGAAAAAAAGAGAAGAAAACATTAAAAAAGCCTTTAAACATAATGAGGTAGATGCAGATGGGAAAAACATACTTATAATAGATGATATAGTAACTACAGGAAGTACAATAAGAGAAGTAGTGAAGGAGATAAGGAAAAGGAGTTCTCCAAAAGAGATCTATGTTTTTTCAATAGCAATGTCGAGATTCTTTAAAAAATAA
- the tpiA gene encoding triose-phosphate isomerase has protein sequence MRKKVIAGNWKMNKTNAEAVEMLTELKELVKGIDNVGIIIGAPFTALSDAVKAVKGSNIAIAAENVYPKDSGAYTGEVSPSMLKAIGVEYVILGHSERREYFKESDEFINEKVKAVLAAGMLPILCIGEKLEERESGKTGEVTETQIRGGLKDLTAEEAKKVIVAYEPVWAIGTGKTATPEMAQETHRQVRDVLVSMFGNETAEEMIIQYGGSMKPDNAVELLAQKDIDGGLIGGASLKASSFAEIVVAGK, from the coding sequence ATGAGAAAAAAAGTTATAGCTGGGAACTGGAAAATGAATAAAACTAATGCAGAAGCGGTAGAAATGCTTACTGAATTAAAAGAACTTGTAAAAGGAATAGATAATGTAGGAATAATAATAGGAGCTCCATTCACTGCACTTTCTGATGCTGTAAAAGCTGTAAAAGGAAGTAATATAGCAATAGCAGCGGAAAATGTTTATCCAAAAGATTCAGGAGCATACACAGGAGAAGTTTCTCCATCTATGCTTAAAGCTATAGGAGTAGAATATGTTATTCTAGGACATTCAGAAAGAAGAGAATACTTCAAAGAAAGTGATGAATTCATAAATGAAAAGGTAAAAGCTGTCTTAGCTGCTGGAATGCTGCCAATACTATGTATTGGGGAAAAATTAGAAGAAAGAGAATCAGGAAAAACTGGTGAAGTTACTGAAACTCAAATCAGAGGTGGATTGAAAGATCTTACTGCTGAAGAAGCTAAAAAAGTAATAGTTGCTTATGAACCAGTATGGGCAATAGGAACAGGTAAAACTGCTACACCTGAAATGGCTCAGGAAACACACAGACAAGTAAGAGATGTACTTGTATCTATGTTTGGAAATGAAACTGCTGAAGAGATGATAATCCAATATGGTGGATCAATGAAGCCTGATAATGCTGTTGAATTATTAGCACAAAAGGATATTGATGGAGGACTTATAGGAGGAGCATCTTTAAAAGCTTCTTCATTTGCTGAAATAGTTGTAGCAGGAAAATAA
- the gpmI gene encoding 2,3-bisphosphoglycerate-independent phosphoglycerate mutase, giving the protein MNKKPLMLMILDGWGINKHPEQKNAIVAANPENFYRLEKEYPHSELEASGEAVGLPDGQMGNSEVGHLNIGSGRVVYQPLVEISKDIREGTFFNNKVLKEAFEYAAKEGKSVHFGGLVSPGGVHSHTDHLYGLLMMAKKYGVKAYVHAFLDGRDTAPESGEGFLKELEAKMKEIGEGTIATISGRYYAMDRDKNWDRVKKAYDAMVYGIGNHASSAIEAIEKSYAEKVSDEFVIPTVVCSEGIIKKGDVFINFNFRPDRAREITRALNDKEFSGFEREYLGLKYYCMRQYDSTIDAPVIYGEKDITNTLGEVISKAGLKQLRTAETEKYAHVTFFFNGGKEAQYEGEERKLVASPKVATYDLQPEMSACGVTEGLMEALDSGKFDVIIVNYANPDMVGHTGVFEAAVAAVKKIDFCLGKVSQKVLELGGTLLVTADHGNVELMEDPVTKIPFTAHTTNRVPFIMVSNEYKNYKLEDGKLSDIAPTMLEILGINKPEEMNGKSLLVK; this is encoded by the coding sequence ATGAACAAAAAACCATTAATGCTTATGATATTAGATGGATGGGGTATCAATAAACATCCAGAACAAAAAAATGCAATAGTAGCTGCAAACCCTGAAAATTTTTACAGACTTGAAAAAGAATATCCTCATTCTGAACTGGAAGCTTCTGGTGAAGCTGTTGGTCTTCCAGATGGACAAATGGGAAATTCAGAAGTAGGACATTTAAACATAGGTTCAGGAAGAGTAGTTTATCAGCCATTAGTTGAAATTTCAAAAGATATAAGAGAGGGAACTTTTTTCAATAATAAGGTTCTTAAAGAAGCTTTTGAATATGCTGCAAAAGAAGGAAAATCAGTACATTTTGGAGGATTAGTTTCTCCAGGAGGAGTACACTCACATACTGATCATCTTTATGGTCTTTTGATGATGGCTAAAAAATATGGAGTAAAAGCTTATGTTCATGCTTTTCTTGATGGAAGAGATACAGCTCCTGAGTCTGGAGAAGGATTTTTAAAAGAACTTGAAGCTAAAATGAAAGAAATAGGTGAAGGAACAATAGCAACTATATCTGGTAGATATTATGCTATGGATAGAGACAAGAACTGGGACAGAGTAAAAAAAGCCTATGATGCTATGGTATATGGAATAGGAAATCATGCTTCTTCAGCTATTGAAGCAATAGAAAAATCATATGCTGAAAAAGTAAGTGATGAATTTGTAATTCCTACTGTAGTATGTTCAGAGGGAATTATCAAAAAAGGAGATGTATTTATAAACTTCAACTTTAGACCTGACAGAGCAAGAGAAATAACAAGAGCTTTAAATGATAAAGAATTCTCTGGATTTGAAAGAGAATATCTAGGGCTAAAATATTATTGTATGCGTCAGTATGATTCTACTATAGATGCACCAGTGATTTATGGAGAAAAAGATATAACTAATACTCTTGGTGAAGTTATATCGAAGGCAGGATTAAAACAATTAAGAACTGCTGAAACAGAAAAATATGCCCATGTAACTTTCTTCTTTAATGGAGGAAAGGAAGCTCAATATGAAGGAGAAGAGAGAAAACTTGTAGCATCACCTAAAGTAGCTACATATGATCTCCAGCCTGAGATGTCAGCATGCGGAGTTACAGAAGGACTTATGGAAGCTCTGGATTCAGGGAAATTCGATGTTATTATAGTCAACTATGCCAACCCTGACATGGTAGGTCACACAGGGGTATTTGAAGCTGCTGTAGCTGCTGTGAAGAAAATAGATTTCTGTTTAGGAAAAGTTTCTCAGAAAGTACTTGAACTTGGAGGAACACTTTTAGTGACTGCTGATCATGGAAATGTTGAACTTATGGAAGATCCAGTTACTAAAATACCATTTACTGCACATACAACTAATAGAGTTCCATTTATAATGGTGTCAAATGAGTATAAGAATTATAAACTAGAAGATGGAAAATTATCAGATATAGCTCCAACTATGTTGGAAATTTTGGGTATAAATAAACCAGAAGAAATGAATGGAAAATCACTATTAGTAAAATAA
- a CDS encoding Na+/H+ antiporter NhaC family protein, whose amino-acid sequence MIAVLKLSPVFVLAALMISGFDALIAAPLATIVAALIAMWTEKKNFAYILDAAITNVREITIALFILMAAYALAETFMSTGVGASIINMALNLGITGKTVALTGAIVTSVLSIATGTSWGTFAACAPIFLWLNHIVGGNILLTTAAIAGGACFGDNIGLISDTTIVSSGIQGVEVVRRIRHQGVWSGLVLLCGVVAFGVAGMMMGLPSVTGNGSEAINQIPAEVWTKLAEERESAVTLLNQVRDGVPYYMVIPLVLVLVAAFMGYQTFICLFLGIAAAYVLGKFAGTVTSTTDYLNDLVMTGFADAGSWVVVMMMWVAAFGGIMKVMDAFKPVSDLVGKISKNVRQLMFWNAILSIFGNMALADEMAQIVTIGPIIRNLVEKNVVGSEEDIYTLKLRNATFSDAMGVFGSQLIPWHVYIGFYIGIASTVYPLHEFIAIDIIKYNFIAFIAVFSMLFLTLTGFDRFIPKFALPREPKVRLKTAEEKKADEAAIHA is encoded by the coding sequence ATGATAGCAGTACTTAAGTTAAGTCCGGTTTTTGTGCTAGCAGCACTTATGATAAGCGGATTTGATGCTCTGATCGCAGCACCTTTGGCAACAATAGTTGCAGCATTGATAGCTATGTGGACAGAGAAGAAAAACTTCGCATACATCTTGGATGCAGCGATAACAAATGTAAGAGAAATAACAATAGCATTGTTTATTTTGATGGCAGCTTATGCTCTTGCAGAGACATTCATGTCAACTGGAGTTGGAGCATCAATCATCAATATGGCATTAAACTTGGGGATAACAGGAAAGACTGTTGCACTTACAGGAGCAATAGTAACTTCTGTATTATCAATAGCTACAGGAACAAGCTGGGGAACATTTGCAGCCTGTGCACCTATCTTCTTATGGCTTAACCATATAGTTGGAGGAAATATTCTTCTTACTACAGCAGCAATAGCTGGAGGAGCATGTTTTGGAGATAACATTGGTCTTATTTCTGATACTACAATAGTAAGTTCTGGTATACAAGGGGTAGAAGTTGTTAGAAGAATCAGACACCAAGGTGTATGGTCTGGGCTTGTACTATTATGTGGAGTAGTAGCTTTTGGAGTTGCAGGAATGATGATGGGACTTCCATCAGTAACTGGAAATGGATCTGAAGCTATTAATCAAATACCAGCAGAAGTATGGACAAAACTAGCTGAAGAAAGAGAATCAGCAGTTACATTATTGAATCAAGTAAGAGATGGAGTTCCTTATTATATGGTAATCCCTCTAGTATTGGTTCTTGTTGCAGCATTTATGGGATATCAAACATTTATCTGTTTATTCTTAGGAATAGCAGCAGCATATGTACTTGGTAAATTTGCAGGTACTGTAACTAGTACAACTGATTACTTAAATGACCTTGTAATGACTGGATTTGCAGATGCAGGATCATGGGTTGTAGTAATGATGATGTGGGTAGCAGCCTTTGGTGGAATAATGAAGGTAATGGATGCCTTCAAACCTGTGTCAGACTTAGTTGGAAAAATTTCAAAAAATGTAAGACAGCTTATGTTCTGGAATGCAATTCTTTCAATATTTGGAAACATGGCACTTGCAGATGAAATGGCACAAATAGTAACTATTGGACCAATCATCAGAAACCTTGTTGAAAAGAATGTAGTTGGAAGTGAAGAGGATATATATACTCTTAAACTTAGAAATGCAACATTCAGTGACGCAATGGGAGTATTTGGATCTCAATTGATTCCATGGCACGTTTATATTGGATTCTATATAGGTATAGCTTCTACAGTATATCCTTTACATGAATTCATAGCAATAGATATTATAAAGTATAACTTTATAGCTTTCATAGCTGTATTTAGTATGTTATTCTTAACTTTAACAGGTTTTGATAGATTTATACCTAAATTTGCTCTGCCTAGAGAACCTAAAGTAAGATTAAAAACTGCTGAAGAAAAAAAAGCTGATGAAGCGGCAATTCATGCATAG